A stretch of [Clostridium] innocuum DNA encodes these proteins:
- a CDS encoding AAA domain-containing protein produces MNNKKYDWIDFYKEFVEKLLEYRYRPKELIEIVKSVYNDTGISMPKLDRNNNLVDIDPLTVMGTFNKKMKDSNRIALCSAYARRLDISASVPSNFDSLPVLNPLNSTFYPFIEERGEDDISDLWKFFEYAIKYAKNLKREDRDELEFYFDKVVNIKYNGNSKITMALYWIAPESYINLDSRNRWYIYESGKIPSDVVENLPEVESKMLANVYFEILDKLQSYLKSGRSKLKNFNQLSFEAWQYSDEVNKLIREEQAVYKTTDKGDGLADEDVDTNRYWIYSAGPNSNFWSEYYEAGIMAIGWGGIGDCTNLSKNEIKQMMKKTYNPELSYRNAAHAVWQFAHEMKIGDIVIVKKGFHKIVGRGIVTSDYMFDESIEDDYKNTRLVNWTDIGEWETEGQQVVKVLTDITPYTDYVKQLNAMFEDEDVIEDEKEIIYPKYSEIDFLNEVFMDEQQYKTIKGLLYKKKNIILQGAPGVGKTFTAKRLAYSLMGVKDQSRVMVIQFHQSYSYEDFIEGFRPTTNGNGFEIKKGAFYNFCKIAETDKENEYFFIIDEINRGNLSKIFGELFMLIENDKRGNSLSLLYSDEKFNVPSNVYIIGMMNTADRGLALLDYALRRRFAFYEMVAGFDSTKFIEYKDKLNDNKFNNLIDTVKELNQAIKNDDSLGEGFCIGHSYFCNLDKVTEFELENIVEYELIPLLKEYWFDEKSKVNTWTSKLRGAIK; encoded by the coding sequence ATGAATAACAAAAAATATGATTGGATAGATTTTTATAAAGAGTTTGTTGAAAAACTTTTAGAATATAGGTATAGACCTAAAGAACTAATAGAAATTGTTAAGTCTGTATATAATGATACAGGGATTTCTATGCCAAAGTTAGATCGTAATAATAACTTAGTTGATATTGACCCTTTAACAGTAATGGGAACATTTAATAAAAAAATGAAAGATTCTAACCGCATTGCATTGTGTTCTGCATATGCAAGGAGATTAGATATATCTGCATCTGTTCCAAGCAACTTTGATAGTCTTCCTGTGCTTAATCCATTAAATTCAACCTTTTACCCATTTATTGAGGAACGTGGAGAAGATGATATTAGTGATTTGTGGAAGTTTTTTGAATATGCTATTAAATATGCTAAAAATCTGAAAAGAGAAGATAGAGATGAGTTAGAATTCTATTTTGATAAAGTTGTAAATATTAAATACAATGGTAATAGTAAAATTACAATGGCACTTTATTGGATTGCTCCGGAATCTTATATAAATTTAGATAGCAGAAATAGATGGTATATATATGAATCAGGAAAAATTCCAAGTGATGTAGTTGAAAATTTACCAGAAGTTGAATCAAAAATGTTAGCAAATGTTTATTTTGAGATTTTAGACAAACTACAATCTTATCTTAAAAGTGGTAGAAGTAAGTTGAAAAATTTTAATCAATTATCTTTCGAAGCATGGCAATATTCAGATGAAGTAAATAAATTAATAAGAGAAGAACAAGCAGTATATAAAACTACTGACAAAGGTGACGGTTTAGCAGATGAGGATGTAGATACGAATAGATATTGGATATATTCTGCTGGACCAAATTCGAACTTTTGGTCTGAATATTACGAAGCAGGAATTATGGCTATTGGATGGGGAGGAATTGGTGATTGCACCAACTTGTCAAAAAATGAAATTAAACAAATGATGAAAAAAACTTACAATCCAGAATTATCATATAGAAATGCAGCACACGCAGTTTGGCAATTTGCCCACGAAATGAAAATAGGAGATATTGTTATTGTAAAAAAAGGTTTTCATAAAATTGTGGGTAGGGGAATTGTCACTTCAGATTATATGTTTGATGAATCTATTGAAGATGATTATAAGAATACACGCTTGGTTAATTGGACTGACATTGGAGAATGGGAAACTGAAGGACAACAAGTTGTAAAGGTATTGACTGATATTACTCCATATACTGACTATGTAAAACAGCTAAATGCAATGTTTGAAGATGAGGATGTTATTGAAGATGAGAAAGAAATTATTTATCCTAAATATAGTGAAATAGATTTTTTAAATGAAGTATTTATGGATGAACAACAATATAAAACCATTAAGGGATTACTTTATAAAAAGAAAAATATAATTCTTCAAGGTGCACCTGGTGTAGGGAAAACATTTACGGCTAAAAGACTTGCTTATTCACTTATGGGAGTAAAAGATCAATCTAGAGTTATGGTTATACAGTTTCATCAAAGCTATTCATATGAGGACTTTATAGAAGGATTTAGACCAACAACTAACGGAAATGGTTTTGAAATAAAGAAAGGAGCTTTTTATAATTTCTGTAAAATTGCTGAAACTGATAAAGAGAATGAATACTTCTTTATTATAGATGAAATTAATAGAGGAAATCTTAGTAAGATATTTGGGGAACTTTTTATGTTAATTGAAAATGATAAAAGGGGTAATTCCTTAAGTTTATTATATTCAGATGAAAAGTTTAATGTTCCTTCTAATGTTTATATTATAGGGATGATGAATACTGCTGATAGAGGGCTTGCACTATTAGACTATGCTTTAAGAAGACGTTTTGCATTTTATGAAATGGTTGCAGGATTTGATTCTACAAAATTCATTGAATATAAGGATAAGCTAAATGATAATAAATTTAATAACTTAATAGATACTGTAAAGGAATTAAATCAAGCGATTAAAAATGATGATTCATTAGGAGAAGGTTTTTGTATAGGTCATAGTTATTTCTGCAATTTAGACAAAGTAACTGAATTTGAATTAGAGAATATTGTTGAATATGAGTTGATCCCATTGTTAAAAGAATATTGGTTTGATGAAAAATCTAAAGTAAATACTTGGACGAGTAAATTAAGAGGTGCAATTAAGTGA
- the mcrC gene encoding 5-methylcytosine-specific restriction endonuclease system specificity protein McrC: MIPVKNVYYMLSYAFRILNEDGYKQISTEEFDNILELCASILSRGLSILIKRGLLKEYISQSEEIGSVKGKIEVSESTKKSTLIRNRLICTYDNFSVNSYPNRIIKTTMNTLLKSDLSNERKKELRKIYFYFQDVDILNIHDINWKIQYNKNNQNYRLLISVCYLVIHGLLQTKSSGSFKLMDFIDEQRMSKLYEKFILEYYRKEFSELDVSSSQIQWNLDDGFDLMLPVMQSDIMISNNEKTLIIDAKYYSHSTQSQFDVHTIHSHNLYQIFTYVKNKDKNNTGNISGMLLYAKTDEDIQPNKDYKMSGNQISVKNLDLNCDFTQIKKQLNEFVKNMMK; this comes from the coding sequence GTGATTCCGGTTAAAAATGTTTATTATATGCTATCTTATGCTTTTAGAATCTTAAATGAAGATGGATATAAGCAAATTTCTACAGAGGAATTCGATAATATCTTAGAATTATGTGCTTCAATTCTTTCAAGAGGATTATCAATTTTGATTAAACGAGGATTACTTAAAGAGTATATTTCACAAAGTGAAGAAATAGGTTCGGTTAAAGGAAAAATTGAAGTTTCTGAATCAACGAAGAAAAGCACATTAATAAGAAATCGATTAATATGTACCTATGATAATTTTTCTGTTAATTCATATCCAAACCGTATTATTAAAACAACAATGAATACTTTATTAAAATCGGATTTATCTAATGAAAGAAAAAAAGAACTTCGAAAAATATATTTTTACTTTCAAGATGTTGATATATTGAATATTCATGATATTAACTGGAAAATTCAATATAATAAAAATAATCAAAATTATAGATTATTAATTTCTGTTTGTTATTTAGTCATTCATGGTTTATTGCAGACAAAATCAAGTGGATCATTTAAACTGATGGATTTTATTGATGAACAAAGAATGTCAAAACTATATGAGAAGTTCATTTTAGAGTATTATAGAAAAGAATTTTCAGAATTAGATGTATCATCATCACAGATACAATGGAATTTAGATGATGGATTTGATTTGATGCTGCCAGTAATGCAAAGTGATATAATGATTTCAAATAATGAAAAAACTTTAATTATAGATGCAAAATATTATTCACATAGTACACAATCTCAATTTGATGTTCACACAATACATTCTCATAATTTATATCAAATATTTACGTATGTGAAAAACAAAGATAAAAATAATACAGGTAATATATCTGGAATGTTGTTGTATGCGAAAACCGATGAAGATATTCAACCAAATAAAGATTATAAAATGAGCGGGAATCAAATATCAGTAAAAAATTTGGATTTGAATTGTGATTTTACTCAAATAAAAAAACAATTAAATGAATTTGTGAAGAATATGATGAAATGA
- a CDS encoding TnpV protein, whose protein sequence is MKKITYSKVGDYYYPNLQANEQPYLSKWGRAKLNYLKQNEQGLYTSLLLKNQLNEYLQDIDSQANLMYDHLIKQLILQYNITEQLKQSNQMLWVKQMNMINKIAEEIVLNDLIYQ, encoded by the coding sequence ATGAAGAAAATTACATACTCAAAAGTTGGAGATTATTACTATCCAAATCTACAAGCAAACGAACAACCTTATTTATCAAAATGGGGTAGAGCAAAACTTAATTATCTAAAACAAAATGAACAAGGACTATACACTTCCCTATTGCTTAAAAATCAATTAAATGAATATCTTCAAGATATTGATTCACAAGCAAATCTAATGTATGACCATCTCATTAAACAACTTATTCTACAATACAATATAACTGAACAATTAAAGCAATCCAATCAAATGCTTTGGGTAAAACAAATGAATATGATTAATAAAATTGCAGAAGAAATTGTATTGAACGACCTCATTTATCAATAG
- a CDS encoding transposase: MHMKYDYYNNTGVFKPGYNVQMGVSSEFIRHIYIRADAGYGCYNNYGYNSIHHIEQYLKYPGYEKEKEKKTKKNQFKYFQMKENENGEIICPAGHAFTLVSSRLDHRSMYPKTNQKYVNEHCGDCPLRSRCTKARKGRTLNRSRDMEKYHKEVRKNLESEEGKKIMMQRSIQAEEVFANLKQDYGYTRLRRRGEIGVKEEIYLAAIRYNIRKYHKHKQRKKEEELPKA; the protein is encoded by the coding sequence ATGCATATGAAATATGATTATTATAACAATACCGGTGTATTCAAACCGGGATATAATGTGCAGATGGGAGTAAGCAGCGAATTTATCCGGCATATCTATATCAGAGCAGATGCTGGATATGGCTGCTATAATAATTACGGTTATAACAGTATCCACCATATTGAGCAGTATTTGAAATATCCTGGATATGAGAAGGAAAAAGAGAAGAAAACGAAAAAGAATCAGTTCAAATACTTTCAAATGAAAGAGAATGAGAATGGTGAGATCATCTGTCCGGCAGGGCATGCTTTTACGCTGGTATCATCAAGGCTGGATCATAGAAGTATGTATCCAAAGACAAATCAGAAATATGTGAATGAGCATTGCGGAGACTGCCCTTTGAGATCGAGATGCACAAAAGCCAGGAAAGGCAGGACGCTGAACAGAAGCCGGGATATGGAAAAATATCATAAAGAGGTGCGCAAGAATCTCGAAAGCGAGGAAGGAAAGAAGATTATGATGCAGAGAAGCATCCAGGCAGAGGAAGTGTTTGCGAATCTGAAACAGGACTATGGATATACAAGATTACGCCGAAGAGGAGAAATCGGTGTAAAAGAGGAGATATATCTGGCAGCAATCAGATATAATATCAGAAAATACCATAAACACAAGCAGCGTAAAAAAGAAGAAGAATTACCAAAGGCGTGA